CGAGCTCCTGCTCGATGTGGGTGACGTCCGGCGGGCGGGTCATCGTGCGCAGGCGGATCCGCGCCCCCGCCTCGTCAATGACGTCAATCGCCTTGTCCGGCAGGTAGCGGCCCGAGATATAGCGGTTCGACAGTTCCACCGCGGCCTCGATCGCGCCGTCCGTGATCTGGACGTGGTGATGGGCTTCGTACCGGTCCCGGAGGCCCTTGAGGATCGCGACGGTTTCCTTCGGGGTGGGCGGCTCGACGATGATCGTCTGGAACCGGCGCTCCAGCGACCCGTCCTTCTCGACGTACTTGCGGTACTCGTCGAGGGTGGTGGCGCCGATGCACTGGATTTCGCCGCGCGACAGGGCGGGCTTCAGGACGTTGGAGGCGTCGATGGCGCCCTCGGCCCCGCCGGCGCCGACCAGCGTGTGCAGTTCGTCGATGAAGAGGATGACGTTGCCCGCGCGGCGGACCTCGTTCATGACGGCCTTGATCCGCTCCTCGAACTGGCCGCGGTATTTCGTCCCCGCCACCATCATCGCCAGGTCCAGGACGACGATGCGCCGGTTCAAGAGGAGTTCGGGCACCTCGCTGGAGACGATCTGCTGGGCGAGGCTTTCGACGATGGCCGTCTTGCCGACCCCCGCCTCGCCCAGGAGGACGGGGTTATTCTTGGTCCGGCGGCAAAGGATCTGGACGACGCGTTCGATTTCGTTCTTTCGGCCGATGACCGGGTCGAGTTTGCCTTCGGAAGCCAGTTGCGTGAGGTCCCGGCCGAAGGAGTCGAGGGCCGGCGTCTTCGATTTGCCTCGCTGGGCCTCTGTCTCGGCCTCGCCGCCTTCCGTCGCCGCGCCGAGAATGTTGAGGATCTCGCTCCGCACGTCGTCGAGTTTCAAGCCGAGGTTCATCAGGACCTGGGCCGCCACTCCGTCGTGCTCCCTCAGCAGGCCGAGCAAGAGGTGTTCCGTCCCGACGTAGTTGTGGCCGAGGTTGCGGGCCTCCTCGATGGCGAACTCGATGACCTTTTTGGCCCGCGGCGTCTGGGGGAGTTTTCCCATCGTGACCATGTCCGGGCCGCTCTTGACGATCTTTTCCACTTCGAGGCGGATCTTCTTCAGGTCGATCCCCAGGCTGTGCAGGACGTTCGCCGCCACGCCCTGGCCCTCTTTGACCAGGCCCAGAAGGACGTGCTCCGTGCCCACGTATTCGTGGTTGAAGCGCTGGGCTTCCTGGTTCGCCAGCGCCATCACCTTTCGGGCACGGTCAGTAAACCGTTCAAACATCGTCTCGCCTCGCTGTCATGGGTGGGACTTCGCCCGAACCCGCTTCGCCGGCTCCGGAGACGTTTCCCGCGGCCCGGCGCTCCTGTATTCTACCTCGCCGGCGGCCGATTTCAACCCCGACGGTGCCAACGCCCCGCTCGGGGCGAACGCCGACCGTCTGCTTTATCGTCAGAATCCTCCCGTTGCCGCAGCAAAACCGCCTTCGGAAGGCCGAAAAAGGCCTTTTCGGCAAGTCTCGGACCGGACGGACCGACCGCCAGGTCACTTGGCGGCGCGCCCCGCCGACCCCGCGAGGGCCGACATTTCGCGCTCGATCTCAAAATCCCATCGCCCCGCGTCGTCCAGATACCGCGCCCGGACGAGGTGCCGCCGCGCCGTCGCCGCATCCCCCCGACGCCGCGCAATCATCGCCAACTGAAAGAAAGCCTCCACGTCGTCCGGGTCCGACTCGAGGAGGGCCCGGCAAACGGATTCCGATTCGTCCAGCCGATCCTGAAGGTACGCCACCAGGGCCGAGCAGAACCGGCCGTCGCGGTCCGTTTGCCCGACTCGCCTTATCGCCCGCAGGCGAAACCCAAGCGACGCCTGGGCGGCAACGTACACGCCCGCCGCCGATCCACGAAGGGCCCACTCCCACGACGAAACGGCCGCACCGGCCCGGAAAATCTCCAGTACCAGGGCGCCGCCGGTCAGGAAACCCCACGCGACGGCCATGGCCGCGCCGCCCTTCACAAAACCGACCCAGACGTGGCCCGCCCCGGGCAGAAGGAGGTCCGCCACCCAGATCCACACAGGATGAGCCGGGCATCGATTCATGGCGTCAGCTCCATCTCGAGGGCCGGCGGGATGCCTTGGTCCGACTCGGACGGCGTGAGCGGGATCTTGCGTTCCTCGTCGGGCCCGACGCCGTCCGGAACGAACGCCTCCGGCGCCGATGCCGCCAGGCGCGCCAGTTCCTTCTCCAGGAACTCGGCGGCGGCGAATTCGTCGGGAGCGCCTCGGCGAACGTCCTGGAGCGCCGCCGTCAACTCGCGCCGCCACGCGACCGGATCCAGCCGCGAGGGAAACGCCAACTGGCGTGTGGCCAGCGTCACTTCGACCCGGTCGCTCGGCGGCCGGCCCCCCTCCAACGCCTGAACCTCCCCAAAATAGGTGCGCTGGTGCACGCCCTCCTTCGCCTTCACCGAACCGGGCACGAGCCACAGCGTCCCCGGCCGGACGATCGCCGGGACCTGAACGGTCCCGTTCGGCGCGATCTTCAGCACCTCGAGGCGGTCGAGTCGGTATTTCGTCACGGTGTCTTCCGGCACACGGACGGCGGTCGGACTGCGCGTCTCGAAGGCCGCGTCGAACACCTGGCGGTTCCGGACGTTGCGGTCCCCTTCCGCCAGGCCCGCCCCGTTGTATTCGTACACGCGGAAGAGGACGTAGCCTTCCGCGGCGGATCGGCCCTCGGCGTCGCGCACCTGGAGCGTGTGGCCAAGGTCCGCCGGCAACGTGGGCCACACGACAAGCGGCACCGCGCACCCCGACGCCGCCGCACACCCCGCAACACCCAGCGCCAGGAGAAAGGCTCGAAGGGTCTCCATACGCGCTCCTTATAAGTTGCCCGGCGGCAGGGGTCAACCGTTTTCCCCGCCACGGGGGTTTGCCAAAACGGCAGCGCGGGGGCGACGGGCAGGGCGAAGTCTGTCGGAATGGCAGGCCGACCCGGCGAGGACCCTTTGTTGCAATCGCGGCCAGAAGTCCGTAGAATACCGTTGCTCGGGCCTCGCGATGCCTTTCCAGTCGTCCGGCGCCGGTGGCACGGGTTTTGCCGTAAAGATTAATTACGGGAGGGTTCCGGTGTCGGCACGCGGAGCCTTTTACCGTCTGACGGATCAGCGTGAGAAGGAGTGAACGCGATGGTTTCCAGAAAAGTCATCGGAATCGACCTGGGCACCACGAACTCCGTGGTGGCTGTCCGCGAGGGCGATAAGATCACCGTCATCGCGAACGCCCAGGGGAACCGCATCACCCCCTCCGTGGTCGCGGTGACCGACAAGGGTGAGCGGCTGGTCGGCCAGGTGGCCAAACGCCAGGCCATCACCAACCCGCGGAACACGATCTTCTCGATCAAGCGGTTCATGGGCCGGCGCCACAGCGAAGTCCAGGCCGAGGAAAAACTGGTCCCCTACGAAATCGTGGGCGGGGCCGAGGAACTGGTAAAGGTGCACGCGAGAGGCAAAGATTACACGCCGCCCGAAATCTCCGCCATGATCCTCCAGGACCTGAAGCGAACGGCTGAAAACTACCTCGGCGAGGAAGTCAAGAAAGCCGTCGTCACGGTTCCGGCCTACTTCAACGACTCACAGCGCCAGGCCACCAAGGAGGCCGGCATCATCGCCGGGCTGGAAGTGCTGCGGATCATCAACGAGCCGACCGCCGCCAGCCTGGCCTACGGCCTGGAGAAAAAGAAGAACGAGAAGATCGCCGTTTTCGACTTCGGCGGCGGAACGTTCGACATTTCGATCCTGGACGTCGGCGAAGGCGTCTTCGAGGTCATCGCGACGAACGGCGACGGGCACCTCGGCGGCGACGACCTCGACCAGCGCCTCATCGACCACATCTCCGACACCTTCAAGGCCGACTCTGGGATCGACCTGAGGAAGGACCAGATGGCCCTCCAGAGGCTCAAGGAGGCCGCTGAAAAGGCCAAGTGCGAACTGTCGACCGTCGCCGAGACCGACATCAACCTGCCGTTCATCACGGCCGACTCGAGCGGCCCGAAGCACCTGACGATGAAGATCACGCGGGCGAAACTGGAGGAACTCGTCCGCGACCTCATCGACCGCGCCCGCCGGCCCTGCCTCCAGTGCCTCGAGGACACCCGCAAACGCCGGGGCGCCGACTTCCGCGTCGACGAGGTCGTGCTCGTCGGCGGCCAGACGCGCATGCCCGCCATCGAGGCCCTCGCCAAGGAACTCTTCGGCAAGGACCCCCACAAGGGCGTCAACCCGGACGAGGTCGTCGCCGTCGGCGCCGCCATCCAGGGCGCCATCATCACGGGAGAAGTTAAGGACCTCCTCCTGCTGGACGTGACGCCCCTGTCCTTGGGCATCGAGACGCTCGGCGGCGTCATGACGCCGCTCGTCGAGCGCAATACCACCATCCCGACGGGAAAGAAGGAGGTTTTCTCCACCGCGGCCGACAATCAGACCACCGTCGAGATCCACGTGCTGCAGGGCGAGCGGCCGATGGCCCGCGACAACCGCACCCTCGGACGCTTCCAACTCGCGGGCATCCCCCCCGCGCCGCGAGGTCTGCCGCAGATCGAGGTCTCCTTCGACATCGACCACAACGGCATTCTGAACGTCAACGCCAAGGACCTCGGGACCGGCAAAGAGCAGTCCATCAAGATCCAGCAGTCCTCCGGCCTCTCGAAGGAGGAAGTCGAGAAGATGAGAAAGGAGGCCGAGAGCCATGCCGAGGAGGACAAAAAACTCCGCACCCTCGTCGACAAACGCAACCAGGCCGACGCCCTCGTCTACCAGGTCGAGCACACGCTGAAGGAGCACGGCGACAAACTCGGCGCCGACGACCGCGCCCGCATCGAGAAGGCCATCGGGGAGGTCCACGAAGCCCTCAAGGGCGAAGACCCCGCCCGCATCGACCGCGCCGTTGAGGCCCTCAACCAGGCCTCCCACAGCCTGGCCAAGATGCTCTATCAGCAACAGGGCCAAGGCGCCCAGGCCGGCGCCGGACACGCCGCAGGCCCCGGCCAGGCCGCACCCTCCGAAGAAAAGAAAGGCGGCGACGACGACGTCATCGACGCCGACTTTGAAGTGAAGGAGTAGTAACGAAGTGACGGAGTGACGAAGTAACGCAGGCGCCGCAGGCTGCTGCGCGCTCGTTTCTGTCCCGGCGTCACATGGCCGGTTGTCCAATCCAATTGGAGTCCAAAGATATTCCAAGCTGAAAAGCTGCATCCCGCCTACGTTACTCCGTCACTTCGTCACTCCGTCCCTTTCCTCTTCGGCAGGCTGAACACCAGGAGCCCCGACCCGACGAAGAGGTGCGCGAGCACCGTCTTCCACCACGCGATGCCCGGCACGAGGTAACTGTAACTTTCGCCGAACGGCGAAATCCGATACGTCAAGTCCTGCCGCACCCACACCAGGCCCAGTTCCTGCTCCGCCACGACCAGGGGATTGGCGTGGACAGCCACCTGGGCCGCCATCGCCTGGGCCGGGCCTTCCAGAAGGGCCAGCATCGGACCCGCCCACACGACCGACCCGACGACGATCCAGCCCACGAGGGCGACTATCCACTGGGCTGCTCGCGGGCCCGCCACGCGCTCCACGAGGACGCCCAGGCCCGCCAGAAACACCAGAAACCCGAGGGCGACCGCTTGGGTCCGAAGGACGCCGACCGCCGTCGCCCCGTCGACGAGCGAAGCCATCACGAGAAGCGCGCCCGCCAGGAGCACCACGGCCGCCGGCAGCCGCGCAAGCCGCGGCCCCAAACCGGCCCCCGGACGCGCGAGGACCGCGCCGGCCCATACGGGCAGCGCCATCATCTCGATCGCAACCACCATGCGAATCAGAGGCAGCACGGCCGCTCCTTCAGCTGAGAGTCGTCCCCCACAGCGCCCCTATCGTAGCCCGCACGACGGCCGACGACGAACAAAAAAGACGGGGGGAGTCCCGGCGCCGCCGGGACTCCCCGCCGTACCTTGCGACACTCAATGCTAGAAGTCATCGTACCCGAGTTTGTGCTCCTCCTCGGACTGGATAAGGATCTTCGGGCGGATGAGGATCAGGAGGTTGGAGTTGGTGCGGAGGCTGGCCCGGTTGTTGAAGAGGCGCCGCAGGATTGGGATCTTGTTGAGGATCGGGACGCCGGTTTCCACTTCAGTCTCCCCATATCGCTTGTTGCCACCCAGAAGGAGCGTCCCGCCGTCCGGCACGCTCACGGTCGTCCTCAAGTCGCTGAGCGACACCTGGGGCAAGTCGATGAGGAACACGGCGGGCAGGGCGCCCGGCACAATCGCCTCGATGGGCACCTGCCGCCAGTTGGCGACATTCGTGTCGGCGACTTGGGGCCTGAGGTCCAATTGGACATAACGCCGGTCGGCCGACACAGTGGCCTTGACGTCCAGGGTGGCACCGACGGGGATGGAGCCGACCACCGGATCCCAGGCCACGGCGGCCTCGGCCACGATCGGTTCGGCATCGGCCAGGTAGGTGATGACGTTTGAGATGCTGATGTAGGACCGCTGGCCGTTGTACAGCGTGATCCGCGGCGAGAAGAGCGTCGTGGACCGCGAATCGGCCTGGATGGCCCGCAGGAGGAAGCCGATCTGCAGGTCGTCCAGGAAGACGCCACTCACCGCCATGCCTCCTTCGTTCGCGGTAAAGGTTGCGAACGCGGTCCCCGCAAGCGGCAGCAGCGTCGAGGTCCCCAAGCCGTTCGAGCCGGTGCCCGATACGATGATCGGCGACCCCCATCGCGGCGTGCCGGCCACGCCGCCCACCTGGCCGGGCAGCGTGTCGAACGCGCCGGCGGCGGGGTCCTGCACGACTTGGCCGGCCGGGTTCCATCGCAGGGGGTTGGCGGCTGGGTCAAACTGGACGTCCACGTCCAGGGTGATATCCTGGAGGAAATCGTCGGCGACCGTGACAAAGCGGGCTTCGACGCTGATCATGATGGCGCGTTCGCGGCGGAGTTTTTCCAGCAGGTCGCTGACGCGCGTGTGCCCCTGGCGCGTCTGCGTGACGATCAACAGTCCGTTCATGTAATCGATCGCGGAGGGCCCGCCCTCGTCGGTCCAGGCGGCCACGCTGGGGTCGGCCAGGGTGTTGACATTGCGCTTGATGATGTCCACGAGTTCCTTCCAGCCGATCTGCTCGGTTTCCGCGGTCGCCGCCGCGCCGCCGCCGAACAACTCGCCGAACCCGCCGCCGCCGCTGCCGCTGGCGGCCCCCGCCGCGCCCGTCACGTCCCCGATCTCAAACCGCGGGGCGAGGCCTCCGAAGTCCGGAATGCTCGCCACCAAGTCCTGAACCGGGTACGTCACGATCGGCAGGTTCTGCTGCAACTTGGCGCGGGTCGTCACGAGGATGTACCCCGCCTCGACCTTGTACCCGAGGTCGGCGCCGAGGATCAGGCTCAGAACCGACTCGATCGACACGCCCTTGACCTTGAGGTCCACCACGCGCGTCGTCAGATCGATCCCCCCCGTCGCCAGGTCCGGATCCGGAACAATGTTCAGACCGCGCTTCACCTCGCTGATGTACTTCAGCACGTTGTCGAGGCTCGTGTGCTCGAAGTCCAGGTCGATCGTCTCCGCCAGGCGCGCGCGGGTCTGCGAGACGGCCGGCGGCTCCTCGGACACCATCTGCGTCAGTTTCCGGCGGAACACCGTCAGGTCCTGCCACATCTTGGCATCCGGATAGCGGAGGTAATTCGGCTTCTCCTTCGGGATGTAGTCGGTCATTTCGCCCGGATGGATGGCGGCCTGCTCCGTATCCACGAAGGCCTCGACTCTGCCCACCTGGCGGTCCTTTCGGACCCAAGTCTGGCGGACCTGCGACTCCGTATACATCATGTCGTCGCGCCACAGGCGGGCTCGATCGTTCTGCGGGTCGATCGCGATCAGCCGGTCCAGCACCTCGATCGCCTCGGGGAACTGCATCGAACGCCGCAGTTCCTTCGCGCGATCCCACAGTTGCTGGATCTTCTGCTGCTGGTCCTGCTCGTATTGGGCGATGCGTTCCCCTTCAGCCTTTCGGGAGGCGATTTCGGCCCGGCCCTTCCTGGCCGCTTCCGCCTCCGCCCTCTGCTTGTTGATCTGGCCCCGAAGCACGAGAACCTGTTCACGAAGCCCTTCCGCCTCTTCAGGCATCAGGACCCGCGCCAGGTCGATCAGCCGGTCCGCTTCGTCCAAAGGCCGCCGCGCCTCGTCGTAGTCCTCCGGCCGCTCCGCCTTCGTCTGGAGCCGTTCGCTCTCGCTCACCAACTCCAGAACGTTGGCCGTCACTCGCTGCCGTTCGATATCCCGGCTGATCTCGACGTGGCGGATCACCGGCTCCTCGCGTTCGCCCAGGAGGCGCATCACCTCGTCGCGGCCCTTGGCGGCGCGCTCGGACTCGGGCCACAGCGCCAGCGCCCGGGTGAAATGGATCTTCGCCTTCTCGTACTCACGGTCCTTCAGGGCCATTTCACCGAGTTGCGTCTCGTTCTCGGCCTCGGCCCGACGGGCCTGGTCGGCCAGGGTCAGTTTCTCCGCCGTCTCGCGGATCGCCGCCGCGGGAGCCGCTTCGACCGGTTCCGCCGGCGCAGCGACCTTGGCTTTCGCCGGTTCCGCCGGAGGAGCGACCTTGGCTTTCGCCGGTTCCGACGGCGCGGCGACGGCCTTCACGTCAACCGGCTCAGCCGATGCTACGACCACTTTCTCTTGGGGAGGCGTGGCGGCCGGTTGGCCCGCCAGTTTCTTCTCCAGGCTCCCGAGCGCCATCCGGTCAAAGATGCCGAGTTTCACGTCCATCGCCCTGATGCCAACGATCGCGGCGCGGGCCTCGGCCGTCTGACCCTTGTCGAGGGCCTGCTTGGCCTGGCCCAGGAGTTCCTTGGCCTTGGCCTCGGCCTGACGGTGGCGCTCCTCAGCCACCTGAAGGAGCCCCTTGGCCTGGTCGCGCTTGTCGTCTTCCAGATACGCGCTGTTGGCCGCCTGCGACAGGCTCTCAACGGCCGTCGCCACGCGCTTGGTGTCGAGGGCTTTCTGCCCCTCGGCCAAGGCTTGCTCGTCGGCCGCCTTGGCGCCGACGGCTTTCTGGGTCTTGGAGAGGAGGGAGTCGAATTTGCCCTTGTCCCAGAAGCCGAGGGTGTCGCGTTGAATCTCGTTGAGCCGCTTCAGCGCGGCATCGTACTTGTGGCCGTCGTAGAGCCGCGCGGCCTCGCTCAACAGTTGGTCGGCGGTCGGCAGTTCGGCCTCGGCGGCGATTGAAATTGCCTCGGCCGAGAGCAGCACCCCCACGATCCCGATAATCAATAGCATCCTCGCGGGTTTCAAAACGGACCTCCTTGTCTGCGACACAGGGAAACGAGACACCGCTCCCGGCAGGTGGGCCCCAAGGCCCCTCGGGAATTCGGAAATCCGTTGTCGGCGGTGCCTTCGGATGCCCCCACTACACCGACATCTCCATGCCCGACTTGGAATAATGTGGCATAACTCGAATGATTGCCGTTCGTTACCGCTCTTCTCTTCATCCGGCGACCGGGACACTCTAGCAAACCACCAA
The sequence above is drawn from the Planctomycetota bacterium genome and encodes:
- a CDS encoding ATP-dependent Clp protease ATP-binding subunit, with product MFERFTDRARKVMALANQEAQRFNHEYVGTEHVLLGLVKEGQGVAANVLHSLGIDLKKIRLEVEKIVKSGPDMVTMGKLPQTPRAKKVIEFAIEEARNLGHNYVGTEHLLLGLLREHDGVAAQVLMNLGLKLDDVRSEILNILGAATEGGEAETEAQRGKSKTPALDSFGRDLTQLASEGKLDPVIGRKNEIERVVQILCRRTKNNPVLLGEAGVGKTAIVESLAQQIVSSEVPELLLNRRIVVLDLAMMVAGTKYRGQFEERIKAVMNEVRRAGNVILFIDELHTLVGAGGAEGAIDASNVLKPALSRGEIQCIGATTLDEYRKYVEKDGSLERRFQTIIVEPPTPKETVAILKGLRDRYEAHHHVQITDGAIEAAVELSNRYISGRYLPDKAIDVIDEAGARIRLRTMTRPPDVTHIEQELERVNQEKEEAVAASAYERAAELRNRADALRAKKDSLVAEWHEQGREVEGIVDEETVAEVVSRMTGVPLTRLESEETERLLKMEDEIHRRVVSQDEPIHAIAKSLRRSRSGLKDPRRPMGCFIFLGPTGVGKTLLAKALAEFMFGDEDALVQIDMSEYMEKHNVSRLVGAPPGYVGYEEGGQLTERIRRRPYSVVLLDEIEKAHADVYNMLLQIMEEGNLTDSFGRRIDFRNTVVIMTSNIGADIIKNQAGLGFRKKSTEVTYEQTKEMLMKEVERHFRPEFLNRVDDIIMFRNLTREDLTSIVDIELAKVRERLESQGLQLVLTDEAKEFLIEKGYNPDFGARPLRRAIENLIEDHISEELLRGAYKGKNRITISVKEGHLYFEGTSHSPEKPVEVHNGT
- a CDS encoding tetratricopeptide repeat protein; its protein translation is MNRCPAHPVWIWVADLLLPGAGHVWVGFVKGGAAMAVAWGFLTGGALVLEIFRAGAAVSSWEWALRGSAAGVYVAAQASLGFRLRAIRRVGQTDRDGRFCSALVAYLQDRLDESESVCRALLESDPDDVEAFFQLAMIARRRGDAATARRHLVRARYLDDAGRWDFEIEREMSALAGSAGRAAK
- the dnaK gene encoding molecular chaperone DnaK, with protein sequence MVSRKVIGIDLGTTNSVVAVREGDKITVIANAQGNRITPSVVAVTDKGERLVGQVAKRQAITNPRNTIFSIKRFMGRRHSEVQAEEKLVPYEIVGGAEELVKVHARGKDYTPPEISAMILQDLKRTAENYLGEEVKKAVVTVPAYFNDSQRQATKEAGIIAGLEVLRIINEPTAASLAYGLEKKKNEKIAVFDFGGGTFDISILDVGEGVFEVIATNGDGHLGGDDLDQRLIDHISDTFKADSGIDLRKDQMALQRLKEAAEKAKCELSTVAETDINLPFITADSSGPKHLTMKITRAKLEELVRDLIDRARRPCLQCLEDTRKRRGADFRVDEVVLVGGQTRMPAIEALAKELFGKDPHKGVNPDEVVAVGAAIQGAIITGEVKDLLLLDVTPLSLGIETLGGVMTPLVERNTTIPTGKKEVFSTAADNQTTVEIHVLQGERPMARDNRTLGRFQLAGIPPAPRGLPQIEVSFDIDHNGILNVNAKDLGTGKEQSIKIQQSSGLSKEEVEKMRKEAESHAEEDKKLRTLVDKRNQADALVYQVEHTLKEHGDKLGADDRARIEKAIGEVHEALKGEDPARIDRAVEALNQASHSLAKMLYQQQGQGAQAGAGHAAGPGQAAPSEEKKGGDDDVIDADFEVKE